Genomic window (Granulicella arctica):
CGTCGAGCCGCGGTACGCGATGCTTGCAACTCCATGAGCGCCATCAGAGCATGGACTTCTGATTCTTCAGGCAAGAAATGCACCAGAATGCGACCGAGACGCAGTGCCTCGTCGGTAAGCGCGGCTCGCATCCATTCATCACCTGATGTCGCTGTATAGCTCTCGTTGAAGATCAGGTAAACGACGGTGAGTACGGAAGCTACCCTGTTTCGCAACTCGTCTCCGGATGGTGTCTCAAAGCGGATGCGAGCTTCAGAGAGGGTTTTCTTTGCGCGAAAGATCCGCTGTCCCATCGTCTTCTCGGGTACGAGGAAGGCGCGGGCAATTTCTTCAGTGGTGAGCCCGCAGATGAGGCGCAGCGTGAGCGCTGTTCGCGCTTCCAGCGTCAGCACTGGATGGCACGCGGTGAAGATGAGGCGCAGAATGTCATCATCGATCACCTGGTCCATGGAGTACTCCAAAGCTTGTCCAAGCTGCTGCTGTTGCCATTCAAGTTCGCGGGTGATCTCCCCGTGTTTCTGTATGAGCATGCGACCACGGCGCAAGGAGTCGATGGCGCGCCGTTTGGCCGCTGTCATGAGCCACGCACCGGGATTATCGGGGATGCCTTCTTTGGGCCAGAGTTCGAGCGCAGTCACGAGTGCATCTTGCGCGATCTCTTCCGCAATGCCCAGATCGTGCGTCACCCTGGCAATGGAGGCGATAAGCCGTGCGGCCTCGATCTTCCACACGGCTTCAATCGTCTTCCGCACATCCGTCATGCCTGATAGCTTACGGGGTTACGTTACCCAATAGCGATGTCGCGTTGTGGACGGTCCCCTCCCAGCCCTTCATGGGTGGACATGAGGGGTTGCTTGAAGAGCTTCCGTTCCGTCTGACCATCGTTGCGTTGTAATGACGAACTGCGTCAGGTGTTCCATGGGGTCTGCCACCGCGGTGATGGGAGAAGCCGACAAATTGGCTCCCCATATCGCGGGGTCGGTATCGGAATAGAAGAACATGAGGTGGGAAGGCCAGTGTGGCACGGCGCTTCCACCGAATCCCTCTTTCGACATCATGTAGCACATGGCTCCGGGTTCCATCGGCGGCAGTTCTTTTGTCTCTACGGCGGAGGCAATCGCCCCTGCCAGTTCCACTTTCGTGCGTCCGGCCAGGATCCATCCGGTTTCTCGGGTCAGGCGCAGCAGGTAAGAACGAGCGGCGGGCGCATTAGCACACATGGGCACGCGCACATTCGGATCCCAGAAGTCCTCATCCGGCGCGGATGTAAAGGAACGTCCGACGATGCAAACGAAGCCATTCCTACCTTTGATCGCCGTTTCAAAACCGTGAAGTCCGAGGACCAACACGTCTGCGTCGCGAGCGATGGCATCCGGTGCGGCGGTTCGCGCAAGCGCGATTTCTGCAGTGCGATCGGCCATGAGGTATTGGTCGGCGGGTGCCATCTTTGAGTAGGTGGTTCTGCTCTGAGTTCTTGCTTGCTGTGTTGTCGCGAGTGCAGCGAGCAACGCGATGGTGAGTAACTTTTTTCGCATGAGGTGTCCT
Coding sequences:
- a CDS encoding RNA polymerase sigma factor — protein: MTDVRKTIEAVWKIEAARLIASIARVTHDLGIAEEIAQDALVTALELWPKEGIPDNPGAWLMTAAKRRAIDSLRRGRMLIQKHGEITRELEWQQQQLGQALEYSMDQVIDDDILRLIFTACHPVLTLEARTALTLRLICGLTTEEIARAFLVPEKTMGQRIFRAKKTLSEARIRFETPSGDELRNRVASVLTVVYLIFNESYTATSGDEWMRAALTDEALRLGRILVHFLPEESEVHALMALMELQASRTAARRGPDGQAVLLPDQDRSLWDRMQIQRGIAALERAQHLEGSAKPYALQAAIAACHMQAHTDKDTNWGKIVTLYDALLQINPSPIVALNRAVAVGMAQGPAAGLDALDRASSLASNSVLAGYHLFRSVRGDLLMKMGNFLEAREELQSAIGMTQNLREQEMLAKKIRQMEKSAR